The proteins below come from a single Psychrobacter sp. FDAARGOS_221 genomic window:
- a CDS encoding NAD(P)H-dependent oxidoreductase has translation MSLLEDFNWRHAVKAFDPTKKVSQENIDKIIEAARLAPTSSGLQPFRLLVVESQDIKDKLVEGALNPDCMRECSHVLIFAGWKDYSDQKVDEVYDMTTEKRGLPQGRFSSYTDKLKEIFDNQTTQQNFEHIARQAYIAMGFALAQAAELRVDSCPAEGFSTDLVDEVLELDKQGLKSIALIYVGVADPERDWIAPMAKVRNPTEEFVIKY, from the coding sequence ATGTCATTACTAGAAGATTTTAACTGGCGTCATGCGGTAAAAGCATTTGACCCAACCAAAAAAGTCAGCCAAGAAAACATCGATAAAATCATTGAAGCAGCAAGACTGGCACCGACCTCATCAGGGCTACAGCCTTTTAGATTGCTAGTCGTTGAAAGCCAAGACATCAAAGATAAATTAGTTGAAGGCGCATTAAACCCAGATTGCATGAGAGAGTGCTCGCATGTACTCATCTTCGCTGGCTGGAAAGATTATAGCGACCAAAAAGTAGATGAAGTGTATGACATGACCACCGAAAAGCGTGGTCTGCCACAAGGTCGCTTTAGCAGCTATACGGATAAGCTAAAAGAGATTTTCGATAATCAAACCACGCAACAAAACTTTGAGCATATCGCTCGTCAAGCCTACATTGCGATGGGCTTTGCTTTGGCGCAAGCGGCTGAGTTACGAGTGGATAGCTGCCCTGCCGAAGGCTTTAGCACCGACCTAGTTGATGAGGTATTAGAGCTAGACAAACAAGGGCTTAAGAGCATCGCTTTAATCTATGTCGGCGTGGCTGACCCAGAGCGCGACTGGATTGCACCAATGGCGAAAGTGCGTAATCCTACTGAAGAGTTCGTGATTAAATACTAA